One stretch of Nocardioides perillae DNA includes these proteins:
- a CDS encoding flagellar hook-basal body complex protein, which translates to MLRSLFAGISGLRVNQTMLDVTGNNIANANTTGFKASSTVFQDTLSQMLTAPSAANDARGGTNPVQVGLGVQVGAIATNLGQGSAQTTGRATDLMIQGDGLFVVRKGQEQLYTRAGAFTFDETGALVTPSGSRVQGYALDADGAVSGDLIDITLDTSALEPPVEDGVQLTSYNVGSDGTLRGIFSDGIQRDMAKLALADFNNPNGLEKVGETSFRASANSGAVQLGVAGEGRRGTLIAGALEMSNVDLAAEFTNLILAQRGFQASSRVITTSDSVLEELVNIKR; encoded by the coding sequence GTGCTCCGTTCGCTCTTCGCCGGCATCTCCGGCCTCCGCGTCAACCAGACCATGCTCGACGTGACCGGCAACAACATCGCCAACGCCAACACGACCGGCTTCAAGGCCTCCAGCACCGTCTTCCAGGACACGCTGAGCCAGATGCTCACCGCGCCCTCGGCCGCCAACGACGCCCGCGGCGGCACCAACCCGGTGCAGGTCGGCCTCGGTGTGCAGGTCGGCGCCATCGCGACCAACCTCGGTCAGGGCTCCGCCCAGACCACCGGCCGCGCGACCGACCTGATGATCCAGGGCGACGGCCTCTTCGTGGTCCGCAAGGGCCAGGAGCAGCTCTACACCCGCGCCGGCGCCTTCACCTTCGACGAGACCGGTGCCCTGGTGACCCCCAGCGGCAGCCGCGTGCAGGGCTACGCACTCGACGCCGACGGCGCCGTGAGCGGCGACCTCATCGACATCACCCTCGACACCTCGGCGCTCGAGCCGCCGGTCGAGGACGGCGTCCAGCTCACGTCGTACAACGTCGGCTCCGACGGCACCCTGCGGGGCATCTTCTCCGACGGCATCCAGCGCGACATGGCGAAGCTGGCCCTGGCCGACTTCAACAACCCCAACGGCCTGGAGAAGGTCGGCGAGACCTCCTTCCGCGCCTCCGCCAACTCCGGCGCCGTGCAGCTCGGCGTGGCCGGCGAGGGTCGCCGCGGCACCCTCATCGCCGGTGCGCTCGAGATGAGCAACGTGGACCTCGCCGCCGAGTTCACCAACCTGATCCTCGCGCAGCGCGGCTTCCAGGCGAGCTCGCGCGTCATCACCACCTCGGACTCCGTGCTCGAGGAGCTCGTCAACATCAAGCGCTGA
- a CDS encoding transglycosylase SLT domain-containing protein, with the protein MSVADVSSRIAAIQSQLAMLAPRTTGSAAAFASSLQSAGATATATASAAPSSGSSAQAASVVAEAKKYVGMPYVWGGSSPADGGMDCSGLVQYVYGKHGIDLPRVSADQARTGSPVASLAEARPGDLIAWDNSGRNVGADHIAIYLGDGKMLEAPRTGLDIRITTIDAAGHGAPDYIRRVLPEGAGGTGGASGAAAVSGRQVAGATPFADLFNRAAAKHGVEAPLLAAVARQESGFDPRAVSHAGAQGLMQLMPATARGLGVTDSFDPVQAVDGAARLLRDLHDRFGSTPLALAAYNAGPGAVLRYDGIPPYPETQQYVRSVMSMLGGAA; encoded by the coding sequence GTGAGCGTCGCCGACGTGTCCTCCCGCATCGCCGCGATCCAGTCGCAGCTGGCGATGCTGGCGCCCCGCACCACGGGGAGCGCCGCGGCCTTCGCGTCCTCGCTGCAGTCCGCCGGCGCGACCGCGACCGCGACGGCGTCCGCCGCCCCGTCGAGCGGGAGCAGCGCCCAGGCCGCCTCGGTCGTCGCCGAGGCGAAGAAGTACGTCGGCATGCCCTACGTCTGGGGCGGCTCCTCGCCGGCCGACGGTGGCATGGACTGCTCGGGCCTCGTGCAGTACGTCTACGGCAAGCACGGCATCGACCTCCCGCGCGTCTCGGCCGACCAGGCCCGCACCGGCTCCCCCGTCGCGTCGCTGGCCGAGGCCCGCCCCGGCGACCTGATCGCCTGGGACAACTCCGGGCGCAACGTCGGGGCCGACCACATCGCGATCTACCTCGGCGACGGCAAGATGCTCGAGGCCCCGCGCACGGGTCTCGACATCCGGATCACCACCATCGACGCCGCCGGCCACGGCGCTCCCGACTACATCCGCCGGGTGCTGCCCGAGGGCGCGGGCGGGACCGGCGGGGCCTCGGGCGCCGCCGCGGTCTCCGGTCGCCAGGTCGCCGGCGCGACGCCCTTCGCCGACCTCTTCAACCGCGCCGCCGCCAAGCACGGCGTCGAGGCGCCGCTGCTCGCCGCCGTGGCGCGGCAGGAGTCCGGCTTCGACCCGCGCGCGGTCAGCCACGCCGGGGCCCAGGGCCTCATGCAGCTCATGCCCGCGACCGCCCGCGGTCTCGGCGTCACCGACTCCTTCGACCCCGTGCAGGCCGTCGACGGCGCCGCGCGCCTGCTGCGCGACCTGCACGACCGCTTCGGCAGCACCCCGCTCGCCCTGGCCGCCTACAACGCCGGGCCGGGCGCCGTCCTGCGCTACGACGGCATCCCGCCCTACCCCGAGACGCAGCAGTACGTCCGCTCCGTCATGTCGATGCTCGGAGGCGCAGCGTGA
- a CDS encoding FliH/SctL family protein, giving the protein MTSSSERVTPHTFRTLPTPELRTGDWTRLGDDTVLGDAVTERALAGLAESTRSAARAQGYSVGWAEGRREAAEAAAAQAAEDAAVAQAEEARREAEHRSRLAALDQAAARLAAAVATTCAAVESQASELAWSLTRDLVGHELRCAGEEAGPDVVRRVLAVLPPEAAVVRLHPAEVDEQVVAALAPHGVRAVGDPALAPGDAVVEASDQVVDLRFSAALERLALVLAPGARA; this is encoded by the coding sequence ATGACTTCGTCGTCTGAGCGCGTCACCCCCCACACCTTCCGCACCCTGCCGACGCCCGAGCTCCGCACCGGCGACTGGACGCGGCTGGGCGACGACACCGTCCTCGGCGACGCCGTCACCGAGCGGGCGCTGGCCGGCCTCGCCGAGAGCACCCGCTCGGCCGCCCGCGCGCAGGGCTACTCCGTCGGCTGGGCCGAGGGCCGCCGCGAGGCCGCGGAGGCCGCCGCCGCGCAGGCCGCCGAGGACGCCGCCGTCGCGCAGGCCGAGGAGGCCCGGCGCGAGGCCGAGCACCGCTCGCGCCTCGCCGCGCTCGACCAGGCCGCGGCCCGGCTGGCCGCCGCCGTCGCCACCACCTGCGCGGCCGTCGAGTCGCAGGCCAGCGAGCTGGCCTGGAGCCTCACCCGCGACCTGGTGGGCCACGAGCTGCGCTGCGCCGGCGAGGAGGCCGGCCCCGACGTCGTACGCCGGGTGCTCGCGGTCCTGCCCCCCGAGGCGGCCGTGGTGCGCCTGCACCCCGCCGAGGTGGACGAGCAGGTCGTGGCGGCGCTCGCGCCGCACGGCGTGCGCGCCGTCGGCGACCCCGCCCTCGCCCCCGGCGACGCCGTGGTGGAGGCGAGCGACCAGGTCGTCGACCTGCGCTTCTCGGCCGCGCTGGAGCGCCTGGCCCTCGTGCTCGCCCCGGGGGCCCGCGCGTGA
- a CDS encoding flagellar FlbD family protein: MITLTRLSGSVFALNSDLIERIDATPDTVISLVDGKKYVVAEGLEDVVELIRRHRGEIVARSAYVPVGVTADDEPAPPRLASVAALRPADARSCRGEA; encoded by the coding sequence ATGATCACGCTCACGCGCCTCTCGGGCTCGGTGTTCGCGCTGAACTCCGACCTGATCGAGCGCATCGACGCCACCCCCGACACGGTCATCTCGCTGGTCGACGGCAAGAAGTACGTCGTGGCCGAGGGCCTCGAGGACGTCGTCGAGCTGATCCGCCGGCACCGCGGCGAGATCGTCGCCCGCAGCGCCTACGTGCCCGTCGGCGTCACCGCCGACGACGAGCCGGCGCCGCCCCGCCTGGCCAGCGTCGCCGCGCTGCGGCCGGCCGACGCCCGCTCCTGCCGCGGGGAGGCGTGA
- a CDS encoding flagellar hook-length control protein FliK produces the protein MTTLPLAPSMAAPLLAGTALVGAPTGTGPAPVTTGELFAALVAGALPGAEGSPQAVPGAEGSCPRVEQPAGPGVQPATAPVAPLLDGTSDEHAASPTSSEQPEPTAPALETPGWSVASPTPVDPTTAPTGTATPAVRTGTGPVAATAAVDTTATTATTTTTSTTAPAEPVLPTGRPAYLDAAPATPATPAAPATTATPATTATPATTAAPATTAAPATTAAPATTAAPAASYGTHAAASAPHDATATTARPTAGASSAPHATASAPHDAAAATPTVAATPSAPVTPATPATASQQYAATPVPQDTTGAAPSTPAPSTPAPSTPAPTTPANPAATNGQVRGTAADQVPGTTVVHPASERAATQDSTTGEAAAPAPATSASTAAQPSTPTSTAPTALAAPVAPTAPAAPAAATAPATAPPVAEQVLPEIVRLVNATSTATTRRVTLQLAPEALGDVRVVLSVRDGAVRVSLAAGQEAQRALLEGTPELRRLLESTGVPDPRIVVRDLASASATTPTTTSTTPAGTTGQPGAHADLTGHSSGQEQAGTAGGRGDQHAGTRGGSTARDGDQDVTPTGVRPTGTATRAHQGLDVTV, from the coding sequence GTGACCACCCTCCCCCTCGCCCCCTCGATGGCCGCCCCGCTCCTCGCGGGCACCGCCCTCGTCGGCGCCCCCACCGGCACCGGGCCCGCTCCGGTGACGACCGGCGAGCTCTTCGCCGCCCTCGTCGCCGGCGCCCTCCCCGGCGCCGAGGGGTCGCCGCAGGCCGTCCCCGGCGCCGAGGGGTCGTGCCCGCGGGTCGAGCAGCCGGCGGGGCCGGGTGTCCAGCCGGCCACCGCGCCGGTCGCACCGCTGCTCGACGGCACCTCCGACGAGCACGCGGCCTCGCCGACCTCCTCGGAGCAGCCGGAGCCGACCGCCCCCGCCCTCGAGACCCCGGGGTGGTCGGTCGCCAGCCCGACCCCGGTGGACCCGACCACCGCGCCGACCGGCACCGCGACGCCGGCCGTCCGGACCGGGACCGGCCCCGTCGCGGCGACCGCCGCGGTCGACACCACCGCGACCACCGCGACCACCACGACCACCTCGACCACCGCCCCGGCCGAGCCCGTCCTGCCCACCGGCCGGCCGGCGTACCTCGACGCAGCCCCCGCCACCCCCGCCACCCCGGCGGCCCCCGCCACCACCGCCACCCCTGCCACCACCGCCACCCCTGCCACCACCGCCGCTCCTGCCACCACCGCCGCTCCTGCCACCACCGCTGCTCCTGCCACCACCGCTGCTCCCGCAGCGTCATACGGAACGCACGCAGCTGCGTCTGCACCGCATGACGCAACCGCGACGACCGCCCGCCCCACCGCGGGAGCGTCATCCGCACCGCACGCAACTGCGTCCGCACCGCATGACGCAGCTGCGGCGACCCCCACCGTGGCCGCGACCCCGTCGGCCCCCGTCACCCCCGCCACCCCCGCCACCGCGTCCCAGCAGTACGCCGCCACGCCGGTGCCCCAGGACACCACCGGCGCCGCGCCGAGCACCCCCGCACCGAGCACCCCCGCGCCGAGCACCCCCGCACCGACCACCCCCGCGAACCCTGCTGCCACGAACGGTCAGGTCCGGGGGACCGCGGCCGATCAGGTGCCGGGGACCACCGTGGTCCACCCGGCGTCCGAGCGCGCCGCCACCCAGGACAGCACCACGGGCGAGGCCGCGGCACCGGCGCCCGCCACCTCGGCGAGCACCGCCGCGCAGCCGAGCACGCCGACGTCGACCGCACCCACCGCCCTCGCCGCACCGGTGGCCCCGACCGCGCCGGCCGCACCCGCGGCAGCCACCGCACCGGCGACGGCACCGCCCGTGGCCGAGCAGGTGCTGCCGGAGATCGTGCGGCTCGTCAACGCCACCAGCACCGCGACGACCCGACGCGTCACCCTGCAGCTCGCGCCCGAGGCGCTCGGCGACGTCCGCGTCGTGCTGAGCGTCCGCGACGGCGCGGTGCGGGTGAGCCTCGCCGCCGGGCAGGAGGCCCAGCGCGCCCTGCTCGAGGGCACCCCCGAGCTGCGCCGACTGCTCGAGTCCACGGGGGTCCCCGACCCCCGCATCGTGGTCCGCGACCTCGCCTCGGCGAGCGCGACCACCCCCACGACCACCTCGACCACCCCCGCGGGGACCACCGGCCAGCCCGGTGCCCACGCCGACCTGACCGGCCACAGCAGTGGCCAGGAGCAGGCCGGCACCGCGGGCGGACGAGGGGACCAGCACGCAGGGACGCGTGGTGGCAGCACCGCCAGGGACGGCGACCAGGACGTGACCCCCACCGGGGTGCGTCCGACCGGAACGGCCACGCGAGCCCACCAGGGCCTCGACGTGACCGTGTGA
- a CDS encoding flagellar hook capping FlgD N-terminal domain-containing protein has protein sequence MSIPATEAVTRTGGLYGATGPTGTEPANQADKEMFLQLLVAQMRYQDPMNPTDSSQFLAQSAQFTALEKMQDVADQTAQLLSAQVAFGASGLVGRDVTYTAADGSTVAGTVAGVTFGAEGPTLDVGGTSVALASVQSVTAGSTTPPSGTSGTSGTAPSSSSSTTSPTA, from the coding sequence GTGTCGATCCCGGCAACCGAGGCGGTCACGAGGACCGGTGGGCTCTACGGAGCCACCGGACCGACGGGGACCGAGCCGGCCAACCAGGCCGACAAGGAGATGTTCCTGCAGCTCCTGGTCGCGCAGATGCGCTACCAGGACCCGATGAACCCGACGGACTCCAGCCAGTTCCTGGCGCAGTCCGCCCAGTTCACGGCGCTGGAGAAGATGCAGGACGTCGCCGACCAGACCGCGCAGCTGCTGTCGGCCCAGGTGGCCTTCGGCGCGAGCGGCCTGGTGGGTCGTGACGTCACCTACACGGCCGCCGACGGCAGCACCGTCGCCGGCACCGTGGCCGGGGTGACCTTCGGCGCCGAGGGCCCGACCCTCGACGTCGGCGGGACGAGCGTGGCGCTCGCGAGCGTCCAGTCCGTCACCGCGGGATCGACCACTCCGCCCTCCGGCACCTCCGGCACCTCCGGCACCGCACCCTCGTCCAGCTCGTCCACCACGTCCCCGACGGCCTGA
- the fliJ gene encoding flagellar export protein FliJ, whose product MSATTRGRVHEADRGMHAVARVREVREQDSRLGLQQASAEQRDREARLAELHRHVEASPVFEAGSAATFLALRASMTALGEAVGEAREEVDASRRITDAAREHWQRDHSRLRAVETLLETRAAERAAERARREAARLDEAATQLWLRRSEVEQ is encoded by the coding sequence GTGAGCGCGACGACGCGTGGCCGCGTGCACGAGGCCGACCGCGGCATGCACGCCGTCGCGCGGGTCCGCGAGGTGCGCGAGCAGGACAGCCGCCTCGGCCTGCAGCAGGCGAGCGCCGAGCAGCGCGATCGCGAGGCGCGGCTCGCGGAGCTGCACCGCCACGTCGAGGCCTCGCCGGTCTTCGAGGCCGGCAGCGCCGCGACCTTCCTGGCGCTGCGCGCGTCGATGACCGCGCTCGGCGAGGCCGTCGGCGAGGCGCGCGAGGAGGTCGACGCCAGCCGTCGCATCACCGACGCCGCCCGCGAGCACTGGCAGCGCGACCACTCCCGGCTGCGCGCGGTCGAGACGCTGCTCGAGACCCGCGCCGCCGAGCGGGCCGCGGAGCGCGCCCGGCGCGAGGCGGCCCGCCTCGACGAGGCCGCCACCCAGCTGTGGCTGCGCCGGTCGGAGGTGGAGCAGTGA
- the fliF gene encoding flagellar basal-body MS-ring/collar protein FliF, translating into MKDNLTRSLTRAQRSFTAFTTGQKVVAVLGTGALLLAAFMVFSWASKPAMTPLFSNMSAEDTAAVVEELTAQGVPYEIAGGGTTVMVPQDTVYETRIALSGEGLPASSGQGGYSILDGQDLSTSEFQEQTDFKRAMEGELSRTIEGIDGVGTAVVHLALPQKEVFADEQEPATASVLVSTSPGAALSPEQVQSVVHLVASSIDGLDPDRVTVADGAGTLLTPPADSAMGAASTRAQQVSEVQDEMTRRIQATLDRIAGPGNATVQVTADLNFDQTVTESTRYEPDPDNPPLSSSEQTETYEGAGGGLGTVGGVVGPDGQMEGTDGTVDGASSYEKSTRTQDNAIDTITEVRESAPGEIDKLGIGVVIDSGNAAAIDPNQVQQLVAATVGVDPRRGDTISVSSMPFDRSAEEAAAAEIAAAEAADAKSAQMTLFRNAGLGLLIALLVVVAWLKSRKKGKQRAEATTYVVEQLRADAAARAAAAQQAALEAQTPAMAALAQSENALTDDLRDELASLVERQPEDVAALLRGWLVEKP; encoded by the coding sequence ATGAAGGACAACCTCACCCGGAGCCTCACGCGGGCCCAGCGGTCGTTCACCGCCTTCACCACCGGCCAGAAGGTCGTCGCGGTGCTGGGCACGGGCGCGCTGCTGCTCGCCGCGTTCATGGTCTTCAGCTGGGCCAGCAAGCCCGCCATGACCCCGCTCTTCTCCAACATGTCGGCCGAGGACACCGCGGCCGTGGTGGAGGAGCTCACCGCCCAGGGCGTGCCCTACGAGATCGCCGGCGGCGGCACCACGGTCATGGTCCCCCAGGACACCGTCTACGAGACCCGCATCGCGCTCTCCGGCGAGGGCCTGCCGGCCAGCAGCGGCCAGGGCGGCTACTCGATCCTCGACGGCCAGGACCTGTCGACCTCGGAGTTCCAGGAACAGACCGACTTCAAGCGGGCCATGGAGGGCGAGCTCTCCCGCACCATCGAGGGCATCGACGGCGTCGGCACGGCCGTCGTGCACCTCGCGCTGCCGCAGAAGGAGGTCTTCGCCGACGAGCAGGAACCCGCGACCGCCTCGGTGCTCGTCAGCACGAGCCCCGGCGCCGCGCTCTCCCCCGAGCAGGTGCAGTCGGTCGTGCACCTCGTCGCCTCGAGCATCGACGGCCTCGACCCCGACCGGGTGACGGTGGCCGACGGCGCGGGCACCCTGCTCACCCCGCCCGCGGACTCCGCGATGGGCGCGGCCTCGACACGGGCGCAGCAGGTCAGCGAGGTCCAGGACGAGATGACCCGCCGGATCCAGGCGACCCTCGACCGGATCGCCGGCCCGGGCAACGCCACCGTGCAGGTGACCGCCGACCTCAACTTCGACCAGACCGTCACCGAGTCGACCCGCTACGAGCCCGACCCCGACAACCCGCCGTTGTCCTCCAGCGAGCAGACCGAGACCTACGAGGGCGCCGGCGGCGGCCTCGGCACGGTCGGCGGCGTCGTCGGCCCCGACGGGCAGATGGAGGGCACCGACGGCACCGTCGACGGGGCGTCGTCCTACGAGAAGTCGACCCGCACCCAGGACAACGCGATCGACACGATCACGGAGGTCCGCGAGTCCGCCCCCGGCGAGATCGACAAGCTGGGCATCGGCGTCGTGATCGACTCCGGCAACGCTGCGGCGATCGACCCCAACCAGGTGCAGCAGCTCGTGGCCGCCACCGTCGGTGTCGACCCCCGGCGCGGCGACACCATCAGCGTGTCGTCGATGCCCTTCGACCGCTCCGCGGAGGAGGCGGCCGCCGCCGAGATCGCCGCGGCCGAGGCCGCCGACGCGAAGAGCGCCCAGATGACGCTCTTCCGCAACGCCGGGCTGGGCCTGCTCATCGCCCTCCTGGTCGTGGTGGCCTGGCTCAAGAGCCGCAAGAAGGGCAAGCAGCGCGCCGAGGCCACGACGTACGTCGTGGAGCAGCTCCGCGCCGACGCCGCCGCCCGTGCTGCGGCCGCCCAGCAGGCCGCGCTCGAGGCGCAGACGCCGGCGATGGCCGCGCTCGCGCAGTCCGAGAACGCCCTGACCGACGACCTGCGCGACGAGCTCGCCTCGCTCGTCGAGCGTCAGCCCGAGGACGTCGCCGCGCTGCTGCGCGGCTGGCTGGTGGAGAAGCCCTGA
- the fliG gene encoding flagellar motor switch protein FliG, translated as MTTTTLAGIGVRKAAILIIQMGREKAAKVMAHLAETEVEAISAEIARLEQIGAAETESVLTEFRDMVTARTHISQGGLAFAQSVLEQSLGSERAAEIIERLNAAAVKMPFQFLHRADPAQLRSFIVDEHPQVIALVLAHMTADKAALLLSGLAPAQQAQVAHRIAVMDRTSPETVRAVEATLERKLSSMLQPQEMSRVGGLDPLVNIINRADRSTERQIVEGLEALDSQLADEVRSRMFMFEDIVNLDDRSVQQVLRQVDGPSLALALKGVADHVRAKITSNLSERAAQNLLEEVEMLGAVRLAQVEEAQQAVIRAIRQLEEQGQIMVRRGGEDDFVV; from the coding sequence ATGACGACGACGACCCTCGCCGGGATCGGCGTGCGCAAGGCCGCGATCCTCATCATCCAGATGGGGCGCGAGAAGGCCGCCAAGGTGATGGCCCACCTCGCCGAGACCGAGGTCGAGGCGATCTCGGCCGAGATCGCCCGGCTCGAGCAGATCGGCGCCGCGGAGACCGAGTCGGTGCTCACCGAGTTCCGCGACATGGTCACCGCGCGCACCCACATCTCCCAGGGCGGGCTCGCCTTCGCCCAGTCGGTGCTCGAGCAGAGCCTCGGCAGCGAGCGCGCGGCGGAGATCATCGAGCGGCTCAACGCCGCCGCGGTGAAGATGCCGTTCCAGTTCCTGCACCGCGCCGACCCCGCGCAGCTGCGCTCCTTCATCGTCGACGAGCACCCGCAGGTGATCGCGCTGGTGCTGGCCCACATGACCGCCGACAAGGCCGCGCTGCTGCTCTCCGGCCTGGCGCCGGCCCAGCAGGCACAGGTCGCGCACCGGATCGCGGTCATGGACCGCACCTCCCCCGAGACCGTCCGCGCCGTCGAGGCCACGCTGGAGCGGAAGCTCAGCTCGATGCTGCAGCCGCAGGAGATGTCGCGGGTCGGCGGCCTCGACCCCCTGGTCAACATCATCAACCGGGCCGACCGCTCGACCGAGCGGCAGATCGTCGAGGGCCTCGAGGCACTCGACTCCCAGCTCGCCGACGAGGTCCGCAGCCGGATGTTCATGTTCGAGGACATCGTCAACCTCGACGACCGCTCGGTGCAGCAGGTGCTGCGCCAGGTCGACGGGCCCAGCCTGGCCCTCGCGCTCAAGGGCGTCGCGGACCACGTGCGGGCCAAGATCACCAGCAACCTGTCCGAGCGCGCGGCCCAGAACCTGCTGGAGGAGGTCGAGATGCTCGGCGCGGTCCGCCTCGCCCAGGTCGAGGAGGCCCAGCAGGCCGTCATCCGCGCCATCCGCCAGCTCGAGGAGCAGGGCCAGATCATGGTCCGCAGAGGAGGCGAGGATGACTTCGTCGTCTGA
- a CDS encoding FliI/YscN family ATPase: MSTLSPALVARARTAARPLVLGRVSELVGLHLVVTGLPAAVGDLVRIEPAGPTASGSGAPVLAEVAASRTDGLVCLPLGPTTGLQVGAHVHHTGGPLRVRVGDELRGRVLDGLGRPVDGGPSLDHLRSVVVEHRAPDALSRPRIDTQLGLGVRAMDALTPCGRGQRIGIMAGSGVGKSSLLSMIARGSDAEVAVIALVGERGREVREFIENDLGPEGLARSVVVVATSDAPPVERLRAAFVATRIAESFRDDGRHVVLMMDSLTRVAMAQREIGLSAGEPPTTRGYPPSVFALLPRLLERAGTSPTGSITGLYTVLVEGDDMQDPVGDTARSILDGHIVLTRRLATSGHFPSIDVLESISRVVSAVTTPEQREAATLLRRMLAAHRDVRELVEIGAYVRGTDPVADAALERMPRIDAFLRQSMDDSTPTAETWQRLQQLVAA, translated from the coding sequence GTGAGCACCCTGTCCCCCGCGCTGGTCGCGCGCGCCCGCACGGCCGCCCGCCCGCTGGTGCTCGGCCGCGTCTCCGAGCTGGTCGGCCTGCACCTGGTCGTGACCGGCCTGCCGGCCGCCGTCGGCGACCTGGTGCGCATCGAGCCCGCCGGTCCCACCGCGTCGGGCAGCGGCGCGCCCGTGCTCGCCGAGGTCGCCGCGAGCCGCACCGACGGCCTGGTGTGCCTGCCGCTCGGCCCCACCACCGGCCTGCAGGTCGGCGCCCACGTCCACCACACCGGCGGGCCGCTGCGCGTGCGCGTCGGCGACGAGCTGCGCGGCCGCGTGCTCGACGGCCTCGGCCGCCCGGTCGACGGCGGCCCGTCGCTCGACCACCTGCGCTCGGTCGTCGTCGAGCACCGTGCCCCCGACGCCCTCTCCCGCCCCCGCATCGACACCCAGCTCGGCCTCGGGGTGCGCGCCATGGACGCGCTGACCCCCTGCGGCCGCGGCCAGCGGATCGGCATCATGGCCGGCTCCGGCGTCGGCAAGTCGAGCCTGCTGTCCATGATCGCCCGCGGCTCCGACGCCGAGGTCGCCGTCATCGCCCTGGTCGGCGAGCGCGGCCGCGAGGTGCGCGAGTTCATCGAGAACGACCTCGGCCCCGAGGGCCTGGCGCGCTCGGTCGTGGTGGTGGCCACCTCCGACGCGCCCCCGGTCGAGCGGCTGCGCGCCGCCTTCGTGGCCACCCGCATCGCGGAGTCCTTCCGCGACGACGGCCGCCACGTCGTGCTCATGATGGACAGCCTCACCCGCGTCGCCATGGCGCAGCGCGAGATCGGCCTGTCGGCCGGCGAGCCCCCGACGACCCGGGGCTACCCGCCCAGCGTCTTCGCGCTGCTGCCGCGCCTCCTCGAGCGCGCCGGCACCTCGCCGACCGGCAGCATCACGGGCCTCTACACGGTGCTCGTCGAGGGCGACGACATGCAGGACCCCGTCGGCGACACCGCCCGGTCGATCCTCGACGGCCACATCGTGCTCACCCGCCGGCTCGCCACCTCGGGCCACTTCCCCTCCATCGACGTGCTCGAGTCGATCTCGCGCGTCGTCTCGGCGGTGACCACGCCGGAGCAGCGCGAGGCCGCGACCCTGCTGCGGCGCATGCTCGCCGCCCACCGCGACGTGCGCGAGCTCGTCGAGATCGGTGCCTACGTGCGCGGCACCGACCCGGTGGCCGACGCGGCGCTGGAGCGGATGCCCCGCATCGACGCCTTCCTGCGGCAGTCGATGGACGACAGCACCCCCACCGCTGAGACCTGGCAGCGGCTGCAGCAGCTGGTGGCGGCGTGA
- a CDS encoding flagellar motor protein, which translates to MDPAPAIGIVLGFVVIITANVLEGGNPANMILLPPMLLVFGTTFFITMAGGTVADMKAAMAGAKKAFTGGVPKGDAIVDNVVTLADKARREGLLALEDSLKNVDDPFLVKGVTLAIDGTDPEEVRDILEAEVQAKKSADKQAAKFFSDAGAYAPTVGIIGTVMGLVHVLENLAQPEELGHLIAAAFLATLWGVASANVIFLPLGNRLKRLSELEVNQMEVTIEGVAAIQAGSNPRVIAAKLKSLLPAGSVAEEAA; encoded by the coding sequence ATGGACCCGGCACCCGCGATCGGGATCGTCCTGGGCTTCGTCGTCATCATCACGGCGAACGTCCTCGAGGGCGGCAACCCGGCCAACATGATCCTGCTGCCGCCGATGCTGCTGGTCTTCGGCACCACCTTCTTCATCACCATGGCCGGCGGCACGGTCGCGGACATGAAGGCCGCCATGGCCGGGGCGAAGAAGGCCTTCACCGGGGGCGTGCCCAAGGGCGACGCGATCGTCGACAACGTTGTGACCCTGGCCGACAAGGCCCGCCGCGAGGGCCTGCTGGCCCTGGAGGACTCGCTCAAGAACGTCGACGACCCCTTCCTGGTCAAGGGCGTCACCCTCGCGATCGACGGCACCGACCCCGAGGAGGTCCGCGACATCCTCGAGGCCGAGGTGCAGGCGAAGAAGTCGGCCGACAAGCAGGCCGCGAAGTTCTTCAGCGACGCCGGCGCCTACGCCCCGACCGTCGGCATCATCGGCACCGTCATGGGCCTGGTGCACGTGCTGGAGAACCTCGCCCAGCCCGAGGAGCTCGGCCACCTCATCGCCGCCGCCTTCCTCGCCACCCTGTGGGGCGTCGCCTCGGCCAACGTCATCTTCCTGCCGCTCGGCAACCGCCTGAAGCGGCTCAGCGAGCTCGAGGTCAACCAGATGGAGGTGACGATCGAGGGCGTCGCCGCCATCCAGGCCGGCTCCAACCCGCGCGTGATCGCCGCCAAGCTCAAGTCGCTGCTCCCCGCGGGCTCCGTCGCCGAGGAAGCGGCCTGA